Sequence from the Prunus persica cultivar Lovell chromosome G5, Prunus_persica_NCBIv2, whole genome shotgun sequence genome:
gGCACCAGCATCGGACTCCTTCAACCAGACCTCCAACACAGTCTGTGTAATGGATGCATCAGGCCACGTAGGCACCACCCTCACAGAGCGCCTGCTGCAGAGGGGTTACACAGTCCATGCTGCCCTTCAGAGCCATGGTGGGTTTTAATCAGAatctattttctttgtaattactttctgttttttatgaattattctTATCATTTGATGTTTcttaattggttttggggtgtttGAATAATTAGGTGAATCGCGGTTGGGTGAGCTTTCTTGTGACAAAAAGAAGCTCAAAGTATTCAATTTAGACCCATTTGACTACCAGAGCATACTTGATGCTCTCAAAGGCTGCTCTGGCTTGTTCTATGCATTTGAGCCTCCACAAGACCAACCCAACTATGATGTAGGTTCCATTCTTCCCATCCATCTTCTgcactttttcatttttagttgagtttaattttgtgattttctcaccccaaaaaaaaaaagttgcaaGGGCTTGTAGCTCAATGGTTGAGTACAATTTACCCCTGCACTTGAGGTCTTACGATTCGATTCCCTTCTTCCagtatcgcttgtataaaaataaaactgcaACTGTGgaagtgtttttgttttgataagGCAACTGTTGAAGTTGGGATGAGTATGTAATGAAGGTAGTGAACGTTTTGGGCGGGGGTGGAGGAGGGAGGGAAGGGTAAAGTATACAACATGAACTtcaaacatttttttaataaaaaaataaaaggaaatttaaTGATGTGAACTGATGCAGTTACCCTTTCTCTGATTGGAGTTTCCATTTTCATGCACTTTCAATGGTAGCTAGAGGAGCAACATTCATTTACGTCAAGTAAACTCAAATCACTCTAGTTTAATTTGCTCACTGAGTTGCTTTGTCAATTCCTATTTCAATCTCTTGCTTCCTTTTGAGGGCCGACAGTCATTTCAGTTATtactggaatttttttttttggagtagtgaatataaataaataagtgatTGTTTGAGATTGCTTGTCGAGGGCTAAAAGTACCTTCTAACCATTAAATCGTTTTTTTACcgtttggcaaaaaaaaaataaaagtgcttatgaatcaagaaaagtatttgaatttttaataaatattttaggttcatttgggagtgattctGAATGgacttaaaattaattaattaattttttttaatacaagcttTATTGGGGAGGGAGAAGTTGTCGAAATAAGGGTGTtgtatttggatttggatttgacaGTGAATTTAGATTCGTGAAAAAAGGAACTATGAAAATATTACATGCGAATATTATAAAGTAGATTTGAAATTATATAGTCAACATGCATGTATGATCTCCATgtgcttctgtttcttctaatacaaatataaaaattatgtaTTGTCAATAGTTCAATCAAGGTCTGTTTAActatataataataagaacTAGATACTTAGATTCAAGATCAGTCATTTCAAATGGGacctagttttatttttattcagtaAGTTTAGGGACAAAGCTTGAAGCAATTGATAGCATCCGCAGGTATACACTTTTCTAATCGCACCTTTTGGCTTCCACttggaattttttgttttctaatggGGTAGCCAATTTGGTTAGTGTGAACAgttgaaatatataattttagaaaGATGAGATGCTACTTAGCTGTATAATAGCAGTTTTACTGACCTTTCAAACCGAAAAAACCTATTCCCGTTATATGAGAGTTTCTTTCCTTTCAAACGCTTTTTTGTCATTCCCTCTTAaattatttcattaataaGTTAAAATTTTGCATCATGTGTTTttgtagttttaaattttttgatcaTTTTATTGAGATTTGATGGTGATGTGTAGGAATACATGGCAGAAGTAGAGGTGAGAGCAGCACACAATGTGCTAGAAGCATGTGCAAGAACAGAAACCGTAGACAAGGTTGTGTTCACATCGTCAGCCACTGCTGTGGTTTGGAGAAACGACCGTAAATCAATGGCTCTGGAGTTGGATGAACGACACTGGACTGATGTCAATTTCTGTCGCAATTTCAAGGTATTAATTTCCAACTCAAATAGTCAACTGGGTGTGTTTATTTATTGTCACATAGGGTCTTACTTCAACAAGACTTTTTGGTGCTTTTGTGGCCCAAAAACCAGTAACAACTTGGACAAAGTGTATGGTGCCAAGCGGAGGAGAAAAACTTATATATCACGTCGCAGGGATAGTACTGTGTTGCTATCTCCAAACCAATCGCATTCTGTTACTTATAAAAGTTATCACAAGTGGTGGAATGTGGGTGATTCCGTGATATAGAAGTTTTTCTTTGACGCCAGGGCTTCATGTCCCCACACTAAGTAGTAGTAGTTACAGAGTGTGCT
This genomic interval carries:
- the LOC18777614 gene encoding cinnamoyl-CoA reductase-like SNL6, producing the protein MAPASDSFNQTSNTVCVMDASGHVGTTLTERLLQRGYTVHAALQSHGESRLGELSCDKKKLKVFNLDPFDYQSILDALKGCSGLFYAFEPPQDQPNYDEYMAEVEVRAAHNVLEACARTETVDKVVFTSSATAVVWRNDRKSMALELDERHWTDVNFCRNFKLWHALSKTLAEKTAWALAMDRSLNMVSVNAGLLMGPDLSITNPYMKGAAEMYEDGVLVTVDVDFLVDAHICVFEDVSSYGRYLCFNNIINRSEDAVELARKLTTSAPSYPKSQDQDDMMIIQQRISNKKLNKLMVDFKSKSQEC